In Treponema primitia ZAS-2, a genomic segment contains:
- a CDS encoding DUF1015 domain-containing protein: protein MADLEQRLAALGTVIPEIALPRGDIDLEKWAVIACDQFTQDRSYWETVRKTAGSSPSTLNLIFPEVYLEDPDRENRIKVIHKAMESVFLEGILAPPRKGLVYIERGTALHPRRRGLVLALDLEEYDWAPSSRPLIRSTEGTVPERLPPRMEIRRSAPLETPHIIVLIDDQEDTLFPGLGERAKQVQPCYNTPLMGGAGTVSGWFLDREEDWRFLAEGLETLARRAVTRYGNTAPGDHPFLYAMGDGNHSLATAKGVWEEYKKQHQGEPGLEKHPARYALVELENLYDPGIAFEPIHRLIFGAGVEAVLETLKKLPGFSSRPISGLEELSRLVAEETRGNRYGLISAGQSILVETSAAGIATEPLQPLLDSFISEAQGRSIDYIHGEKDLTRLAWAVGEKPAVGILLPPVRKDGLFRTVARSGPLPRKSFSMGEAEEKRFYLECRRLFG, encoded by the coding sequence ATGGCAGATTTAGAGCAACGGCTTGCGGCATTAGGCACGGTTATACCCGAAATTGCCCTTCCCCGGGGGGATATTGACCTGGAAAAGTGGGCGGTTATCGCCTGCGATCAGTTTACCCAGGACCGCAGCTATTGGGAAACTGTCCGGAAAACCGCCGGATCCTCCCCTTCCACCCTAAATTTGATCTTCCCCGAAGTCTATCTGGAGGATCCTGACCGGGAAAACCGTATCAAGGTCATCCATAAGGCAATGGAATCCGTTTTTTTAGAAGGAATTCTGGCCCCTCCCCGGAAAGGTCTGGTCTATATTGAACGGGGCACGGCTCTGCACCCCCGCCGCCGGGGGCTGGTTCTGGCCTTAGACCTGGAAGAATACGACTGGGCCCCTTCTTCCCGGCCCCTGATCCGGTCCACCGAAGGCACGGTCCCGGAAAGGCTTCCCCCCCGGATGGAGATACGCCGTTCCGCCCCCCTGGAAACGCCCCACATCATCGTACTTATCGATGACCAAGAGGACACCCTGTTCCCAGGCCTGGGAGAGCGGGCAAAGCAAGTTCAGCCCTGTTACAACACCCCCCTCATGGGCGGCGCCGGGACAGTAAGCGGCTGGTTTTTGGACCGTGAAGAGGACTGGCGTTTCCTGGCGGAGGGCCTGGAGACCCTTGCCCGCCGGGCGGTCACCCGGTACGGTAACACCGCGCCCGGAGACCACCCCTTCCTCTACGCCATGGGCGACGGCAACCACTCCCTGGCCACCGCCAAGGGGGTCTGGGAGGAGTACAAAAAGCAGCATCAGGGTGAACCGGGGCTTGAGAAACATCCTGCCCGGTATGCCCTGGTTGAGCTGGAAAACCTCTACGATCCGGGAATAGCCTTTGAACCCATACACCGGCTTATCTTCGGCGCCGGAGTGGAAGCGGTCCTGGAAACTCTGAAAAAGCTCCCGGGTTTCTCCAGCCGCCCCATCTCCGGCCTGGAGGAACTTTCCCGGCTGGTCGCGGAGGAGACCCGGGGAAACCGCTACGGTCTCATCTCAGCCGGCCAGAGCATCCTGGTTGAAACCAGTGCCGCCGGAATAGCCACTGAACCCCTCCAACCCCTGTTGGACAGTTTTATTAGCGAAGCCCAGGGGCGCTCCATTGACTACATCCATGGTGAAAAGGACCTGACCCGCCTCGCCTGGGCGGTCGGAGAAAAGCCCGCAGTGGGCATACTCCTGCCACCGGTGAGGAAAGACGGCTTATTCCGCACCGTGGCCCGCTCCGGCCCTCTGCCGCGGAAAAGTTTTTCCATGGGGGAGGCGGAAGAAAAGCGCTTTTACTTGGAGTGCAGGAGACTTTTCGGGTAG
- the rpoN gene encoding RNA polymerase factor sigma-54, with protein MQLQRPSFIQEQRLKMNPQQIQSIKMMGLPIMDLREKIEEEVERNPALEVVADHTVLSLDEAYVPRKEENDYFETSSDSGFVSKGGDEESAERHKFLEGALSRPETLQEHLLWQLRLEIAEEPVRRIGERLIQNLDENGFHKEPLDALLKENNPAYIVRALAIIRSLDPVGTCTADYRESLRVQAELLPAPPPGIIEALDYLEQLERGKIAEVARKLARSEAEVLAIFEQIKELSPFPGRRFASDNTRYVVPDVQVIKKEGEFVIILNDEEIPVLGLNPFFMKISGEKGEDKSARDFVRENIKEARWFIQSINERNHTLLRVSRAIVEFQRAFFVNGPRDIAPLTLRDIAQELGLNESTISRAARGKYMQTEWGIFEIRHFFTNSISGTGSDRSRYSKEGVKEIIRELISTEGKHSSDQEIAELLARQGIPLARRTVAKYRNELDLGSSYTR; from the coding sequence GTGCAGCTGCAGCGTCCGTCCTTTATCCAGGAACAGCGTCTCAAAATGAATCCCCAGCAGATTCAGTCTATCAAAATGATGGGGCTGCCCATTATGGATCTGCGGGAGAAAATCGAGGAAGAGGTTGAGCGGAACCCTGCCCTGGAAGTGGTGGCGGATCATACGGTCCTTTCCCTGGATGAAGCCTATGTTCCCCGCAAAGAAGAGAATGACTACTTTGAAACCAGTTCGGATTCGGGCTTTGTCAGCAAGGGGGGGGATGAGGAATCTGCGGAGCGGCATAAATTCCTGGAAGGGGCCCTGTCCCGGCCGGAAACCCTCCAGGAGCACCTGCTCTGGCAGCTTAGGCTTGAAATTGCAGAGGAACCGGTACGCCGTATTGGGGAACGTTTAATTCAAAACCTGGACGAAAACGGCTTCCACAAGGAACCCCTGGATGCCCTGCTTAAGGAAAATAATCCTGCCTATATTGTCCGGGCCCTGGCCATAATCCGCTCCCTGGACCCCGTGGGGACCTGTACCGCCGATTACCGGGAATCCCTCAGGGTGCAGGCGGAACTCCTTCCGGCGCCCCCCCCGGGCATCATCGAGGCCCTGGATTACCTGGAACAGCTCGAGCGGGGCAAAATTGCCGAAGTAGCCCGAAAGCTGGCCCGTTCCGAAGCTGAAGTCCTGGCCATATTTGAGCAAATCAAGGAACTGTCCCCCTTCCCGGGTCGGCGTTTTGCATCGGACAATACCCGCTATGTGGTTCCGGATGTGCAGGTTATCAAAAAAGAGGGGGAATTTGTCATCATCCTCAATGACGAGGAGATCCCCGTATTGGGCTTAAATCCTTTTTTTATGAAAATTTCCGGTGAAAAGGGAGAGGATAAGTCCGCCCGGGATTTTGTCCGGGAAAATATTAAGGAAGCCCGGTGGTTTATCCAGTCGATTAACGAGCGGAACCACACCCTGCTCAGGGTATCCCGTGCTATAGTGGAGTTTCAACGGGCTTTTTTTGTGAACGGCCCCCGGGACATTGCACCCCTGACCCTGCGGGATATAGCCCAGGAACTGGGGCTGAATGAGTCAACTATTTCCCGAGCCGCCCGGGGAAAGTATATGCAAACCGAATGGGGTATCTTTGAGATTCGCCATTTCTTTACCAATTCCATCAGTGGAACCGGATCCGACAGGTCCCGGTATTCAAAGGAGGGGGTTAAGGAGATAATAAGGGAACTTATCAGCACCGAGGGGAAGCACTCTTCGGATCAGGAAATTGCCGAACTTCTGGCCAGGCAGGGAATCCCCCTGGCCAGGCGGACCGTCGCCAAGTACCGGAACGAACTGGATCTGGGATCATCGTACACCCGATAG
- a CDS encoding HPF/RaiA family ribosome-associated protein, with protein MNTEVKAVHFTLRDDTREYLDQKIARIPNAENMIIDLLFTLTKDGKDFSAEAKVNFRWGVSIHVKEKDFELNPAIDKLLGKLDAKIIKEKEKVKDVKEKERAQEKRDTSFTSS; from the coding sequence ATGAATACTGAAGTCAAAGCAGTCCATTTTACCTTACGGGATGATACCCGGGAGTATCTGGATCAGAAAATTGCCCGCATTCCCAATGCGGAAAATATGATCATCGATCTCCTCTTTACCCTTACTAAAGATGGCAAGGACTTTTCCGCCGAAGCTAAGGTTAACTTCCGATGGGGTGTTTCAATACATGTAAAAGAAAAGGATTTTGAGCTCAATCCCGCAATTGATAAGCTTTTGGGAAAGCTTGACGCCAAGATCATCAAGGAAAAAGAAAAGGTCAAGGATGTAAAAGAAAAAGAGCGGGCCCAGGAAAAGCGGGATACTAGCTTTACCTCTTCCTAA
- a CDS encoding class I SAM-dependent methyltransferase — MAEIPHDPAPDLKTAAQGEMLENRLRKRYRHLRKWAKRLETGAFRLYDRDIPEIPLVLDLYGDSIAGALYERPYEKDPNQELQWLSAMEGAISRALDIPTERIFLKERGKQRGKSQYEKTSGDHVMKEIAEGGLRFRVNLSDYLDTGLFLDHRKTRSLIRAAAGGKRVLNLFCYTASFSVYAAAGGALGVDSVDMSNTYLDWAAANFTLNGLETRQVTPRDFSPQDLAGLKDALPSCRLIRADALRFLEGAREAGLSWDLIILDPPAFSNSKKMNGVLDLRRDHGTLITSCLKLLSPGGTLWFSANTRSFNLENADFPGIKIEDIREKIRDEDFRGKRLPAVYTFTLPPDSRFRKR, encoded by the coding sequence ATGGCGGAAATTCCCCATGACCCCGCGCCGGACCTGAAGACAGCCGCCCAGGGAGAAATGCTGGAAAACCGGCTGCGGAAACGGTACCGACACCTGCGGAAATGGGCAAAGCGCTTGGAAACCGGCGCATTCCGCCTCTATGACCGGGACATCCCGGAAATTCCCCTGGTTTTGGATTTATATGGCGATTCAATCGCCGGCGCCCTCTACGAGCGACCTTATGAAAAGGACCCCAATCAGGAATTGCAATGGCTCAGTGCCATGGAAGGGGCAATTTCCCGGGCTCTGGATATCCCAACCGAGCGGATATTTCTGAAAGAACGGGGCAAGCAGCGGGGCAAATCACAGTATGAAAAAACCTCAGGCGACCATGTTATGAAGGAGATCGCTGAAGGTGGATTGCGTTTCCGGGTAAACCTGTCGGACTACCTGGATACGGGGCTCTTTCTGGATCACCGGAAGACCCGCTCCCTAATCCGGGCAGCCGCTGGGGGGAAGCGGGTGCTGAACCTGTTCTGTTATACCGCTTCCTTCTCGGTGTACGCCGCAGCCGGTGGCGCCCTGGGAGTGGATTCGGTGGATATGTCCAACACCTACCTGGACTGGGCGGCGGCGAATTTTACCCTAAACGGCCTGGAAACCCGGCAGGTCACCCCAAGGGACTTTAGTCCTCAGGACCTGGCCGGCCTGAAAGATGCCCTCCCCTCCTGCCGCCTCATCCGGGCGGATGCACTCCGCTTTTTGGAGGGCGCCAGAGAGGCAGGGCTCAGCTGGGATCTGATCATCCTGGACCCCCCGGCCTTTTCCAATTCCAAAAAGATGAACGGGGTCCTGGATCTACGGAGGGATCACGGTACACTTATTACCAGCTGCCTCAAGCTCCTGTCCCCCGGGGGAACCCTCTGGTTCAGCGCCAATACCCGGAGTTTCAATCTGGAAAACGCGGACTTTCCCGGCATAAAAATTGAGGACATACGTGAAAAAATTCGTGATGAAGACTTTCGGGGGAAACGGCTGCCGGCGGTTTACACCTTCACCCTTCCCCCGGATTCCCGGTTTAGGAAGAGGTAA
- a CDS encoding redox-sensing transcriptional repressor Rex produces the protein MAKRKIPATPSVRRLPSYLHAIRQLQSEGSEYISGTLIAQELNLEPIQVRKDLAITGISGKPKKGYPVDALIDAIERFLGWASMQDVIVVGAGNLGSALMGHQEFRSHGMNIVAAFDKNPQKIGTSIHGIPVLNLDDLETEIHKSGVKVAILAVHSEAAQQTADALVNAGIQGIWNFTAIKLKVPEPVVVEMEDLSSGYAMLCVTLQAQGEENGGNSP, from the coding sequence GTGGCAAAACGAAAGATACCTGCTACGCCTTCTGTACGCCGGCTGCCCTCCTATTTACATGCTATCCGGCAACTACAGAGTGAAGGCAGCGAATATATATCGGGAACACTAATAGCTCAGGAATTGAATCTGGAACCTATTCAGGTGCGGAAAGATCTGGCAATTACGGGGATTTCCGGAAAGCCCAAGAAGGGCTACCCGGTAGATGCCTTGATTGATGCTATAGAACGGTTCCTTGGCTGGGCTTCTATGCAGGATGTGATTGTGGTAGGCGCCGGCAACCTGGGGAGCGCCCTCATGGGGCACCAGGAATTCCGCTCCCATGGGATGAACATTGTGGCAGCCTTTGATAAAAACCCGCAAAAAATTGGAACCTCTATACATGGGATACCGGTGCTGAACCTGGATGATCTTGAAACCGAGATCCATAAGTCCGGGGTAAAGGTGGCTATTTTGGCAGTCCATTCCGAGGCGGCCCAGCAAACAGCGGATGCCCTGGTCAATGCGGGTATCCAGGGAATATGGAACTTTACCGCCATAAAGCTTAAAGTACCCGAACCGGTGGTGGTGGAAATGGAGGACCTTTCCTCTGGATATGCCATGCTCTGTGTCACCTTGCAGGCCCAGGGGGAAGAGAATGGCGGAAATTCCCCATGA
- a CDS encoding MetQ/NlpA family ABC transporter substrate-binding protein, translated as MKKSLISLLMAGAMVLSLNYSVEAKGNQQKSATTLSVGVNPVPHGELLELIKDDLAAQGIDLKIVVFTDYVQPNSALLQGDLDANYFQTIPYLESSEEWKNALSFIWAVHVEPYGLYSEKYKNINDIPNGATIAINNDPANEGRALLLLQANGLITLAPNSGLRATPQDITVNPKNLKFRELEAAQLPRALPDVDAATINGNYALEAGLNPVKDSLAIEGAESPYANGLVVKKGTENDPRFEALKKVLLSQKVKDYINSHYNGGVVATF; from the coding sequence ATGAAAAAATCACTTATCAGCCTGCTTATGGCGGGCGCCATGGTTCTGTCTCTGAATTATTCCGTAGAAGCCAAGGGGAATCAGCAGAAATCAGCCACCACCCTTTCGGTAGGGGTTAACCCCGTACCCCATGGGGAATTACTGGAATTGATAAAGGACGATCTAGCCGCCCAGGGCATTGACCTGAAAATAGTGGTATTTACCGACTATGTTCAGCCCAATTCAGCCCTGCTCCAGGGGGATTTGGACGCCAACTATTTCCAGACCATCCCCTACCTGGAATCAAGCGAGGAATGGAAAAACGCCCTATCCTTTATCTGGGCCGTCCATGTGGAACCCTACGGGCTCTATTCGGAGAAGTACAAAAACATCAACGATATCCCCAACGGGGCCACCATCGCCATTAACAACGATCCCGCCAATGAAGGCCGGGCTCTGCTCCTGCTTCAGGCAAACGGGCTGATCACCCTGGCCCCAAATTCCGGTTTGCGGGCAACCCCCCAGGATATCACGGTCAACCCCAAAAACCTTAAGTTTCGGGAACTTGAAGCCGCCCAGCTTCCCCGAGCCCTGCCCGATGTAGACGCCGCCACCATCAACGGCAACTACGCCCTGGAAGCAGGCCTTAACCCGGTTAAGGATTCCCTTGCTATCGAAGGCGCCGAATCCCCCTATGCAAACGGCCTGGTCGTGAAAAAGGGGACTGAAAATGATCCCCGTTTTGAAGCCCTGAAAAAGGTCCTTCTTTCCCAGAAAGTTAAAGATTATATCAATAGCCACTACAACGGCGGGGTTGTAGCGACATTCTAG
- a CDS encoding DUF3276 family protein, protein MGIRGELFSTTVALQNRTYFFNVKENRLGDLYLNIVESKNRDTGGFDRQSVILFADDLTEFLQGFDESLKVLEKAVKEKRRAAPRKAPESRGDGEGREDRPPRKASPGGTRSDGAPAKRFRSKQERPDSPTSRGRKETGKAAGSGKTPGRKPAAGKTGPRKPGASGAGSSRPAPRGRVVVRKRDRDE, encoded by the coding sequence ATGGGAATTCGGGGAGAGCTATTTTCGACTACGGTCGCTCTACAGAACAGGACCTATTTTTTTAATGTGAAGGAAAACCGTTTGGGGGATCTCTACCTCAATATCGTGGAGAGCAAAAACCGTGATACCGGCGGCTTTGACCGCCAATCGGTGATCCTCTTTGCGGATGATCTTACGGAATTCCTCCAGGGCTTTGACGAATCCCTCAAGGTTCTGGAAAAGGCGGTAAAGGAAAAACGCCGCGCTGCACCACGCAAGGCCCCGGAATCCCGGGGTGACGGTGAAGGCCGGGAAGACCGCCCTCCCAGAAAAGCTTCGCCCGGTGGAACACGCTCCGATGGAGCCCCGGCAAAGCGCTTCCGGAGTAAACAGGAGCGCCCCGATAGCCCCACAAGCCGGGGCAGGAAGGAAACCGGTAAAGCAGCGGGCAGCGGCAAAACCCCGGGCAGAAAGCCCGCGGCCGGTAAAACAGGCCCCCGCAAACCAGGCGCTTCCGGCGCAGGGTCCAGCCGGCCGGCGCCCAGGGGCCGCGTGGTAGTCCGAAAACGGGATCGGGACGAATAG
- a CDS encoding phosphatidylglycerol lysyltransferase, translating into MAILLRAGDPALNDPFLDKALEGMILSASGWRGIFAETGNEEDTGDAIKPVHGVIAALAAEVFAGYLIRKNSGLKKAPVVILGMDTRPTGPAIADPMIRLLLVSGCRVRYTGITAAPEIMAFARLARETPNFVKADGFVYISASHNPIGHNGLKFGLDDGGVLPASETKLLIEEFRRRLAEPDRISRIVEAANQADSLALDEVYAAEKQVKQEAFQAYLDFTREVCAGSSDLPHEGPGEIPELIARGLQDQPLGVAADFNGSARTVSIDREFLGSLGVTLHGMNDKPGEIAHRIVPEGESLDPCCKFLEKLHENDPSVMLGYVPDCDGDRGNLVFWDHGEQKARALEAQEVFALACVSELAHLVWTGELKYDNKGNALTKAAVAVNDPTSMRIDRIARAFDVSVFRAEVGEANVVGLARKLREQGYLVRILGEGSAGGNITHPSAVRDPINTLVSLIKLLAIRSEGERKGFFELWCNLSDQAEIYRPDFTLSDIIAALPAFISTGTYTPEAVLQVKTTDHGLLKSRYQKIFLREWEERKELLRTRYGITGWEAAVYNGMEEKRGISDFSIAGKGGLKISFINKTGHAAACIWMRGSGTEPVFRVMADVEGSDRRIERALIEWQRKMVSEADNTRGVV; encoded by the coding sequence ATGGCGATACTGCTTAGGGCGGGTGATCCCGCTTTGAATGACCCTTTCCTGGACAAAGCCCTGGAGGGGATGATCCTTTCCGCTTCGGGCTGGCGGGGAATTTTCGCTGAAACCGGTAATGAAGAGGATACCGGAGACGCGATAAAGCCGGTCCATGGGGTAATTGCCGCCCTGGCCGCGGAAGTTTTCGCGGGCTACCTGATCCGCAAAAACTCGGGCTTGAAAAAAGCCCCTGTGGTGATCCTGGGAATGGATACCCGGCCTACCGGGCCGGCCATTGCGGATCCCATGATCCGGCTGCTCCTGGTTTCAGGCTGCCGGGTTCGGTACACCGGGATCACCGCCGCCCCGGAAATCATGGCCTTTGCCCGGCTAGCCCGGGAAACCCCAAACTTCGTCAAAGCCGACGGGTTTGTGTATATCTCCGCCAGCCATAACCCCATCGGCCACAACGGCCTGAAATTCGGCCTTGACGACGGGGGGGTACTGCCGGCTTCGGAAACCAAGCTCCTGATCGAAGAATTCCGCCGCCGCCTGGCTGAGCCGGACCGGATCAGCCGAATTGTGGAAGCCGCAAACCAAGCGGATAGCCTTGCCCTGGACGAAGTGTACGCCGCTGAAAAGCAGGTCAAACAGGAAGCCTTCCAAGCTTACCTTGATTTTACCCGGGAAGTATGCGCCGGTTCAAGCGACCTTCCCCATGAAGGGCCCGGGGAGATTCCTGAGCTTATCGCCCGGGGATTGCAGGACCAGCCCCTGGGGGTGGCGGCAGACTTTAACGGCTCAGCCCGTACCGTATCCATAGACAGGGAATTCCTCGGCTCATTGGGGGTCACCCTCCATGGTATGAACGATAAACCCGGCGAAATCGCCCACCGTATCGTTCCCGAGGGGGAGTCCCTAGATCCTTGCTGCAAATTTTTAGAAAAACTCCACGAAAATGATCCATCCGTAATGCTCGGCTATGTCCCTGACTGTGACGGTGACCGGGGCAACCTGGTGTTCTGGGACCATGGGGAACAAAAGGCCCGGGCCTTGGAAGCCCAGGAAGTCTTTGCCCTGGCCTGCGTGTCCGAACTGGCCCACCTGGTGTGGACCGGGGAACTGAAATACGACAACAAGGGCAATGCCCTGACCAAGGCAGCGGTGGCGGTGAACGACCCCACTTCCATGCGCATAGACCGTATCGCCCGAGCCTTTGACGTGTCGGTGTTCCGCGCCGAGGTGGGGGAAGCCAATGTGGTGGGCCTGGCCCGGAAACTGCGGGAACAGGGCTATCTGGTCCGTATCCTGGGAGAAGGCTCTGCCGGGGGCAATATCACCCACCCATCGGCGGTGCGGGACCCCATCAACACCCTGGTATCCCTGATAAAACTCCTGGCCATACGGAGTGAGGGGGAACGGAAGGGCTTCTTTGAACTGTGGTGCAACCTCTCAGACCAGGCGGAAATCTACCGGCCGGACTTTACCCTGTCAGACATTATCGCCGCCCTCCCCGCCTTTATCAGCACCGGAACCTACACACCCGAGGCGGTGCTTCAGGTAAAGACCACGGATCATGGCTTACTGAAAAGCCGGTACCAGAAAATTTTCCTCCGGGAATGGGAGGAGCGGAAGGAACTGCTCAGGACCCGCTACGGCATTACGGGCTGGGAAGCCGCCGTATACAACGGCATGGAGGAAAAGCGGGGGATCAGCGATTTTTCCATTGCCGGCAAGGGGGGCCTCAAGATTAGTTTTATTAACAAGACCGGTCATGCCGCCGCCTGCATCTGGATGCGGGGCTCGGGCACCGAACCGGTGTTCCGGGTGATGGCAGACGTGGAAGGCTCGGACAGGCGTATAGAACGGGCCCTCATCGAATGGCAGCGTAAAATGGTAAGCGAAGCGGACAATACAAGAGGAGTAGTATAA